The Labilithrix sp. genome contains a region encoding:
- a CDS encoding SGNH/GDSL hydrolase family protein, producing MSVVRARVRFWLHAPVLPVAVAMGAHARRRMPSLPEAAGERGGAVAGDGAAFELAVLGESTAAGVGVGSQEEGLGFALARALRRHVRVQIAGESGATVARVHELVSSLAFPVDAVVVAIGVNDTLELTRGRTWTRRVAALVRDLRARGAREVVVSGLPPLGAFRSLPQPTRSAVGARADYLDALLRRTCAALDARYVALNLPPREEYLARDGFHPSAAGYARWAETIAATALTATAKAP from the coding sequence ATGAGCGTGGTTCGGGCGCGGGTGCGGTTTTGGCTTCATGCGCCGGTGTTGCCGGTGGCGGTGGCGATGGGGGCGCACGCGCGGCGTCGTATGCCCAGCCTCCCCGAAGCTGCGGGGGAGCGCGGCGGCGCGGTGGCCGGCGACGGCGCGGCGTTCGAGCTCGCGGTGCTCGGGGAGTCGACCGCGGCCGGTGTCGGCGTCGGCTCGCAAGAGGAGGGGCTCGGCTTCGCGCTCGCGCGGGCGCTGCGTCGCCACGTGCGCGTGCAGATCGCCGGTGAGAGCGGCGCCACCGTCGCGCGCGTGCACGAGCTCGTGTCGTCGCTCGCGTTCCCCGTCGATGCGGTCGTCGTCGCGATCGGCGTCAACGACACGCTGGAGCTGACGCGCGGCCGCACCTGGACCCGCCGCGTCGCGGCGCTCGTGCGCGACCTCCGCGCGCGCGGCGCACGCGAGGTCGTCGTGTCCGGTCTCCCGCCGCTCGGCGCGTTCCGTTCGCTGCCGCAGCCCACCCGCTCCGCGGTCGGCGCGCGCGCGGACTACCTCGACGCCCTCCTCCGCCGCACGTGCGCCGCCCTCGACGCGCGCTACGTCGCCTTGAACCTGCCCCCGCGCGAGGAGTACCTCGCGCGAGATGGGTTCCACCCGTCGGCGGCGGGTTACGCGCGCTGGGCGGAGACGATCGCGGCGACCGCGCTCACGGCGACCGCGAAGGCGCCGTGA
- a CDS encoding cadherin-like domain-containing protein, whose amino-acid sequence MNRSFLRAVGVVSVMVLSGACSMAGPDEATAPLGAVQQEFAPGADGVGTINVLGTIVNRYVPVTADVAAGASTVTVSNVTELGPTFGPGSLIMIMQMQGATIDTSDTASYGDVTALGGAGVFEFVHVASVTGNTITLEGACGGTRNAYSASGHTQVVRVPEYSSLTINNGASIIPQNWDGAVGGVVALRVSGTTTLNGNAVIDASGTGFRGGAVEQDTTAAGTGVFGFRGAAGTFGAQKGESIAGFTTEYAANGGAFGRGAPANGGGGGNAHNAGGGGGANAGNLANWNGQGVMTGTFPTCTDDPWRLDPGFVANGNARTTSTGGGRGGYTYSAANGDACTLAPGEGDWDGNSRQPVGGFGGRPLVSGPVAGQPTRYFLGGGGGAGDSNNNAGTAGARGGGLVLLETGTLVGTAQSAIRANGAAATSTTAGGNDAPGGGGGGGTVIVIADSVPGSFTLQANGGVGGNQIIGSAEAEGPGGGGGGGYIAISAGTPARAANGAAGGTTSSSSLSEFDMNGATGGAGGVANATITRGELAATSCYANNAPVNTVPGARTVAEDTTLTFTAGNTISIRDIDARNNPVQVTLAATNGTVSLFTIAGLTFTTGDGTSDATMTFTGTVTAINNALATLTFRPDPNFNGAATLRITTNDQGNTMPAPTTPQIDEDTIAITVTPVNDAPIANDDTATASVGTSVDIDVLANDTDPDGIPPTVLTITAVSTPSIGTATIVGNQIRYTAPIGATGSATFTYTVSDGTLTATGNVTVAIGAGGADSDNDGIPDDIEIAIGTDPNDADSDDDGVLDGDERDPAADTDGDGLINALDPDSDNDGLFDGTEMGLGCSNPATDLSKRRCVPDADPSTTTDPLNKDTDGGGKSDGSEDANLNGRVDPGETNPIAGQGADDASVTDTDGDGLSDALERFLGSDPNDADSDDDGLLDGDEANPSDDTDGDGAKNVVDADSDNDGLFDGLEMGQACSNPATDASKGRCTVDADPTTKTSPLLRDTDRGGVMDGAEDLNRNGRFDPGEQNPIAGQGADDLNAPPDSDNDGLPDAFEISIGTDPNDADSDDDGVLDGEEPNPTEDSDGDGLVNPLDPDSDNDGLFDGTEMGKACAHPATDFRKRSCVADADPSTRTNPLDRDTDKGGASDGSEDWNLNGRLDVGETNPVFGQGADDATVVDTDGDGLGDDLERTLGSNPSDADTDDDGVRDGDEPNPSHDTDGDGLRNVLDADSDNDGLFDGTEMGKSCSDPATDAARQRCIADADPSSRTSPLLRDTDKGGVSDGSEDFNRNGRVDFGETNPTPGNGADDADPGNADTDGDGLTDKFEDAIGSHKNDADSDDDGVPDGQEPNPTEDTDGDGKPNVLDSDSDGDGLFDGTEMGFDCANPGTDTSKNQCIADADPSTRTSPLDPDTDKGGVRDGAEDVNKNGRVDSGERDPLDPADDGTPCTQDSECGAADSGQICNDGACGAGCRGTGGNGCPSGQVCSSTTEVAGTCGPGGTSGGVDVDGGPTVPGTTPPDDGGSLEGGGINCAATPGTAASSTAWALGLGLALAYRTRRRNKR is encoded by the coding sequence ATGAATCGTTCCTTCCTTCGTGCAGTCGGCGTCGTGTCGGTCATGGTTCTGTCGGGCGCCTGCTCGATGGCGGGTCCCGACGAGGCCACCGCGCCGCTCGGCGCCGTGCAGCAGGAGTTCGCGCCCGGCGCGGACGGCGTGGGGACGATCAACGTCCTCGGCACGATCGTGAACCGCTACGTCCCCGTCACCGCCGACGTCGCGGCGGGCGCGTCGACGGTCACGGTGTCGAACGTCACCGAGCTCGGGCCGACCTTCGGTCCGGGCAGCCTCATCATGATCATGCAGATGCAGGGCGCGACGATCGACACGTCCGACACCGCGAGCTACGGCGACGTGACCGCGCTCGGCGGCGCCGGCGTCTTCGAGTTCGTCCACGTCGCGAGCGTGACCGGCAACACGATCACGCTCGAGGGCGCCTGCGGCGGCACCCGCAACGCGTACAGCGCGAGCGGGCACACGCAGGTCGTCCGCGTCCCGGAGTACTCGTCGCTCACGATCAACAACGGCGCGTCGATCATCCCGCAGAATTGGGACGGGGCGGTCGGCGGCGTCGTCGCGCTCCGCGTCTCGGGCACGACCACGCTGAACGGCAACGCGGTCATCGACGCGTCGGGGACCGGCTTCCGCGGCGGCGCGGTCGAGCAGGACACGACCGCGGCCGGCACCGGCGTCTTCGGCTTCCGCGGCGCGGCGGGGACGTTCGGCGCGCAGAAGGGCGAGAGCATCGCGGGCTTCACCACCGAGTACGCCGCGAACGGCGGCGCCTTCGGCCGCGGCGCGCCGGCGAACGGCGGCGGCGGCGGCAACGCGCACAACGCCGGCGGCGGCGGCGGCGCGAACGCGGGCAACCTCGCGAATTGGAACGGGCAAGGCGTCATGACCGGCACGTTCCCGACGTGCACGGACGATCCGTGGCGCCTCGATCCCGGCTTCGTCGCGAACGGCAACGCGCGCACGACGTCGACCGGCGGCGGTCGCGGCGGCTACACGTACAGCGCCGCGAACGGCGACGCCTGCACGCTCGCTCCGGGCGAGGGAGACTGGGACGGCAACAGCCGGCAGCCCGTCGGCGGCTTCGGCGGGCGTCCGCTCGTCTCGGGCCCCGTCGCCGGTCAGCCGACGCGCTACTTCCTCGGCGGCGGCGGCGGCGCCGGCGACTCGAACAACAACGCGGGGACGGCGGGGGCTCGCGGCGGCGGCCTCGTGCTGCTCGAGACCGGCACGCTCGTCGGCACCGCGCAGTCCGCGATCCGCGCGAACGGCGCGGCGGCGACGAGCACGACCGCGGGCGGCAACGACGCGCCGGGCGGCGGCGGCGGCGGCGGCACCGTCATCGTCATCGCCGACTCGGTCCCGGGCTCCTTCACGCTCCAGGCGAACGGCGGCGTGGGCGGCAACCAGATCATCGGCTCGGCGGAGGCGGAGGGCCCCGGCGGCGGCGGCGGCGGCGGCTACATCGCGATCAGCGCGGGCACGCCGGCGCGGGCGGCGAACGGCGCGGCCGGCGGGACGACGAGCTCCTCGTCGCTCTCCGAGTTCGACATGAACGGCGCGACCGGCGGAGCGGGCGGGGTCGCGAACGCGACGATCACGCGCGGAGAGCTCGCGGCGACGAGCTGCTACGCGAACAACGCGCCGGTCAACACCGTGCCGGGCGCGCGCACCGTCGCGGAGGACACGACCCTCACCTTCACCGCGGGGAACACGATCTCGATCCGCGACATCGACGCGCGGAACAACCCGGTGCAGGTGACGCTCGCCGCGACGAACGGCACGGTGAGCCTCTTCACGATCGCGGGCCTGACGTTCACGACCGGCGACGGCACGAGCGACGCGACGATGACGTTCACCGGCACCGTCACCGCGATCAACAACGCGCTCGCGACGCTCACGTTCCGCCCCGATCCGAACTTCAACGGCGCCGCGACGCTCCGGATCACGACGAACGACCAGGGCAACACGATGCCGGCGCCGACGACGCCGCAGATCGACGAGGACACGATCGCGATCACGGTGACGCCGGTGAACGACGCGCCGATCGCGAACGACGACACCGCGACCGCGAGCGTCGGCACCTCGGTCGACATCGACGTCCTCGCGAACGACACCGATCCCGACGGCATCCCGCCGACCGTGCTCACGATCACGGCGGTGAGCACGCCGTCGATCGGCACGGCGACGATCGTTGGTAACCAGATCCGCTACACCGCGCCGATCGGCGCGACCGGAAGCGCGACGTTCACGTACACCGTCTCGGACGGCACGTTGACCGCGACCGGCAACGTCACCGTCGCGATCGGGGCCGGCGGCGCCGACAGCGACAACGACGGCATCCCCGACGACATCGAGATCGCGATCGGCACCGATCCGAACGACGCCGACTCCGACGACGACGGCGTCCTCGACGGCGACGAGCGGGACCCCGCCGCGGACACCGACGGCGACGGCCTCATCAACGCGCTCGATCCCGACAGCGACAACGACGGCCTCTTCGACGGCACCGAGATGGGCCTCGGCTGCTCCAATCCGGCGACCGACCTCTCGAAGCGCCGCTGCGTGCCGGACGCCGATCCTTCGACGACGACCGATCCGCTGAACAAGGACACCGACGGCGGCGGCAAGAGCGACGGCTCGGAGGACGCGAACCTCAACGGCCGCGTCGACCCCGGCGAGACGAACCCGATCGCGGGTCAGGGCGCCGACGACGCGAGCGTGACGGACACCGACGGCGACGGCCTCAGCGACGCGCTCGAGCGCTTCCTCGGCTCCGATCCGAACGACGCCGACTCCGACGACGACGGGCTCCTCGACGGTGACGAGGCGAACCCGAGCGACGACACCGACGGCGACGGCGCGAAGAACGTCGTCGACGCGGACAGCGACAACGACGGCCTCTTCGACGGCCTCGAGATGGGCCAGGCCTGCTCGAACCCCGCGACCGACGCGTCGAAGGGCCGCTGCACGGTCGACGCCGATCCGACGACGAAGACGAGCCCGCTCCTCCGCGACACCGATCGCGGCGGCGTGATGGACGGCGCGGAGGACCTGAACCGGAACGGCCGCTTCGATCCGGGCGAGCAGAACCCGATCGCGGGGCAGGGCGCGGACGACCTCAACGCGCCGCCGGACAGCGACAACGACGGCCTCCCCGACGCGTTCGAGATCTCGATCGGCACGGATCCGAACGACGCCGACAGCGACGACGACGGTGTGCTCGACGGCGAGGAGCCGAACCCGACCGAGGACTCGGACGGCGACGGCCTCGTCAACCCGCTCGATCCCGACAGCGACAACGACGGCCTCTTCGACGGCACGGAGATGGGCAAGGCCTGCGCGCACCCCGCGACCGACTTCCGGAAGCGGAGCTGCGTCGCGGACGCCGATCCCTCCACGCGCACGAACCCGCTCGATCGCGACACCGACAAGGGCGGCGCGTCCGACGGCTCCGAGGACTGGAACCTCAACGGCCGCCTCGACGTCGGCGAGACGAACCCGGTCTTCGGCCAGGGCGCGGACGACGCGACGGTGGTCGACACCGACGGCGACGGCCTCGGCGACGACCTCGAGCGCACCCTCGGCTCGAACCCGAGCGACGCCGACACCGACGACGACGGCGTGCGCGACGGGGACGAGCCGAACCCGTCGCACGACACCGACGGCGACGGGCTCCGCAACGTGCTCGACGCCGACAGCGACAACGACGGCCTGTTCGACGGCACGGAGATGGGCAAGAGCTGCTCCGATCCCGCGACCGACGCCGCGCGCCAGCGCTGCATCGCCGACGCCGATCCCTCCTCGCGCACGAGCCCGCTCCTCCGCGACACGGACAAGGGCGGCGTGAGCGACGGCTCCGAGGACTTCAACCGCAACGGCCGCGTCGACTTCGGCGAGACGAACCCGACGCCGGGCAACGGCGCGGACGACGCCGATCCGGGGAACGCCGATACCGATGGTGACGGCCTTACCGATAAATTCGAGGACGCGATCGGCTCGCACAAAAACGACGCCGACTCCGACGACGACGGCGTGCCCGACGGCCAGGAGCCGAACCCGACCGAGGACACGGACGGGGACGGCAAGCCCAACGTCCTCGACTCCGACAGCGACGGCGACGGCCTGTTCGACGGCACCGAGATGGGCTTCGACTGCGCGAACCCGGGCACGGACACGTCGAAGAACCAGTGCATCGCGGACGCCGATCCGTCGACGAGGACGAGCCCGCTCGATCCCGACACCGACAAGGGTGGCGTGCGCGACGGGGCGGAGGACGTGAACAAGAACGGCCGCGTCGACAGCGGCGAGCGAGACCCGCTCGACCCGGCCGACGACGGCACGCCCTGCACGCAGGACTCCGAGTGCGGCGCGGCGGACAGCGGACAGATCTGCAACGACGGCGCGTGCGGCGCGGGCTGCCGCGGCACGGGCGGCAACGGCTGCCCGAGCGGTCAGGTCTGCTCGTCGACGACGGAGGTCGCCGGCACCTGCGGACCCGGCGGCACGAGCGGCGGCGTCGACGTCGACGGCGGCCCGACCGTCCCGGGCACGACCCCGCCCGACGACGGCGGCTCGCTCGAAGGCGGCGGCATCAACTGCGCGGCGACCCCCGGCACCGCCGCGTCCTCCACCGCGTGGGCGCTCGGCCTCGGCCTCGCGCTCGCCTACCGCACGCGCCGCCGCAACAAGAGGTGA
- a CDS encoding efflux RND transporter permease subunit: MSAGRDAAGGPTAFAVRRWQFTLVVFLAVVALGVQSLFTVPKSEDPTFPFATFVVVAVLPGSSPTDVERLVVDPLETKLKSLADVKTMRTEIEDGVSVTRVEFVAGSDPTEKHDAVLRETTALRPTLPPELARLEVRQFNAANVNVAEVALVSETASYRELEVAARTLRRRLENLGSVGEVTVAGLPKLEVTVTLDLDRMVALGVHPQEVIAAVGAESANVPAGSVEAGSRRFNVQTSGDYASIDEVRTTIVRSAGSSSIRVADVATVTYREAEDAPFARFDGKRAVLVTAPQREGKNIFETKKVIDAELAAFAPSLPPSIHLERGFDQSANVAHRMSGFTRDFGLAIFLVLLTLLPLGWRASVIVMVSIPLSLAMGLFFLDAFGFGINQLSIVGFVLALGLLVDDSVVVVENITRHVRAGRPPVEAAIAATKQITVSVLGCTATLLFAFLPLLMLPGNAGQFIRSLPVAVVVTIAASLLVSLTVVPFLASRVLVPEAEHGNVFLRGLTWLIEGSYRRVLDRAMAWPRTTLLVGLAVFAGALALVPKIGFSLFPKAGVPQVMISVQGAEGSALAETDRAARFVESIVAGEPRTAHVATTVGKGHPQIYYNVVGRNEGANVADVFVVLEGHEPPTRFVESVRAKLRDYPGPRFDVVEFENGPPLDAPIAIRLLGDDPAALERAASDVEELLGELEGTRDVRNPASDRRTDLRVKVDRDKAAVLGVSPPDVDRAVRLAIGGVVAGKYRDPASDEARDIKVTLPRRTPGAAPDVGALERLYVGAKGAAVPLAQVASIVPEPSPSKIRHHQKERSVTVTAHVKDGYNTDRLTKLALARLAKIELPKDVRAEPAGELENRQESFGGLGAAIVIAIFGVLAILVLEFRTFKSTLIVASVLPLGVIGGLVALYVSGNTLSFTANIGFVALMGIEVKNSILLVDFTNQLREEGASLDDAIRKAGEARFVPILLTTLTAIGGLVPLVLERSSLYSPLAIVILGGLVSSTLLARVVTPVLYKLLAPAVSVRGAPVEEPRAHGVDDALANGGVVERSVLRDDGGEAGEART; this comes from the coding sequence GTGAGCGCTGGTCGAGACGCGGCCGGAGGACCGACCGCGTTCGCCGTCCGGCGGTGGCAGTTCACGCTCGTCGTCTTCCTCGCCGTCGTCGCGCTCGGCGTCCAGTCGCTCTTCACCGTGCCGAAGTCGGAGGACCCGACCTTCCCGTTCGCGACGTTCGTCGTCGTCGCGGTGCTCCCCGGCTCGAGCCCCACCGACGTGGAGCGCCTCGTCGTCGATCCGCTCGAGACGAAGCTGAAGTCGCTCGCCGACGTGAAGACGATGCGCACCGAGATCGAGGACGGCGTGTCGGTCACGCGCGTCGAGTTCGTCGCCGGCAGCGATCCGACCGAGAAGCACGACGCGGTGCTGCGCGAGACGACCGCGCTCCGCCCGACCCTGCCGCCGGAGCTCGCGCGGCTCGAGGTGCGCCAGTTCAACGCCGCGAACGTGAACGTCGCCGAGGTCGCGCTCGTCAGCGAGACGGCGTCGTACCGCGAGCTCGAGGTCGCCGCGCGCACGCTCCGGCGGCGGCTCGAGAACCTCGGCTCCGTCGGCGAGGTCACCGTCGCCGGCCTCCCGAAGCTGGAGGTCACCGTCACGCTCGATCTCGATCGGATGGTCGCGCTCGGCGTGCACCCGCAGGAGGTCATCGCCGCCGTCGGCGCCGAGAGCGCGAACGTCCCCGCCGGCAGCGTCGAGGCGGGGAGCCGCCGCTTCAACGTGCAGACGAGCGGCGACTACGCGTCGATCGACGAGGTGCGGACCACGATCGTGCGCTCCGCGGGCAGCAGCTCGATCCGCGTCGCCGACGTCGCGACGGTGACGTACCGCGAGGCGGAGGACGCGCCGTTCGCGCGCTTCGACGGCAAGCGCGCCGTGCTCGTGACCGCGCCGCAGCGGGAGGGGAAGAACATCTTCGAGACGAAGAAGGTGATCGACGCGGAGCTCGCCGCGTTCGCGCCGTCGCTGCCGCCGAGCATCCACCTCGAGCGCGGCTTCGATCAGTCCGCCAACGTCGCGCACCGCATGTCCGGGTTCACGCGCGACTTCGGGCTCGCGATCTTCCTCGTCCTCCTCACGCTCCTGCCGCTCGGCTGGCGCGCGTCGGTCATCGTGATGGTGTCGATCCCGCTCAGCCTCGCGATGGGCCTCTTCTTCCTCGACGCGTTCGGCTTCGGGATCAACCAGCTCAGCATCGTCGGCTTCGTCCTCGCGCTCGGCCTCCTCGTCGACGACTCGGTCGTGGTGGTCGAGAACATCACGCGCCACGTGCGCGCGGGGAGGCCGCCGGTGGAGGCCGCGATCGCGGCGACGAAGCAGATCACGGTGAGCGTCCTCGGCTGCACCGCGACGCTCCTCTTCGCGTTCCTCCCGCTCCTCATGCTGCCCGGCAACGCGGGGCAGTTCATCCGCTCGCTGCCGGTCGCGGTCGTCGTCACGATCGCGGCGTCGCTCCTCGTCTCGCTCACGGTCGTGCCGTTCCTCGCGAGCCGCGTCCTCGTGCCGGAGGCGGAGCACGGGAACGTCTTCCTCCGCGGCCTCACCTGGCTCATCGAGGGCAGCTACCGCCGCGTCCTCGACCGCGCGATGGCGTGGCCGCGCACCACCCTCCTCGTCGGGCTCGCCGTCTTCGCCGGCGCGCTCGCGCTCGTCCCGAAGATCGGGTTCAGCCTGTTCCCGAAGGCGGGCGTACCCCAGGTCATGATCTCGGTGCAGGGCGCGGAGGGCTCGGCGCTCGCGGAGACCGATCGCGCGGCGCGCTTCGTCGAGTCGATCGTCGCCGGAGAGCCGCGCACCGCGCACGTCGCGACGACGGTGGGGAAGGGGCACCCGCAGATCTACTACAACGTGGTCGGGCGCAACGAGGGCGCCAACGTCGCCGACGTGTTCGTCGTCCTCGAGGGGCACGAGCCGCCGACGCGCTTCGTCGAGTCGGTGCGCGCGAAGCTCCGCGACTACCCGGGCCCGCGCTTCGACGTGGTCGAGTTCGAGAACGGCCCGCCGCTCGACGCCCCGATCGCGATCCGCCTCCTCGGCGACGATCCCGCCGCGCTCGAGCGCGCCGCTTCCGACGTCGAGGAGCTCCTCGGCGAGCTCGAGGGCACGCGCGACGTGCGCAACCCGGCGAGCGATCGGCGGACCGATCTGCGCGTGAAGGTCGACCGCGACAAGGCGGCGGTGCTCGGCGTGTCGCCGCCGGACGTCGATCGTGCGGTGCGCCTCGCGATCGGCGGCGTCGTCGCGGGGAAGTACCGCGACCCGGCGAGCGACGAGGCGCGCGACATCAAGGTGACGCTCCCGCGGCGGACGCCGGGCGCGGCGCCGGACGTCGGCGCGCTCGAGCGCCTCTACGTCGGCGCGAAGGGCGCGGCGGTGCCGCTCGCGCAGGTCGCGTCGATCGTGCCGGAGCCGTCGCCGTCGAAGATCCGGCACCACCAGAAGGAGCGGAGCGTCACCGTCACCGCGCACGTGAAGGACGGCTACAACACCGACCGCCTCACGAAGCTCGCGCTCGCGCGGCTCGCGAAGATCGAGCTGCCGAAGGACGTGCGCGCCGAGCCCGCGGGCGAGCTCGAGAACCGGCAGGAGAGCTTCGGCGGCCTCGGCGCCGCGATCGTCATCGCGATCTTCGGCGTGCTCGCGATCCTCGTCCTCGAGTTCCGCACCTTCAAGAGCACGCTCATCGTCGCGTCGGTGCTGCCGCTCGGCGTCATCGGCGGGCTCGTCGCGCTCTACGTGAGCGGCAACACGCTCTCGTTCACCGCCAACATCGGCTTCGTCGCGCTGATGGGGATCGAGGTGAAGAACTCGATCTTGCTCGTCGACTTCACGAACCAGCTCCGCGAGGAGGGGGCTTCGCTCGACGACGCGATCCGCAAGGCGGGGGAGGCGCGATTCGTCCCGATCCTCCTCACGACCCTCACCGCGATCGGCGGCCTCGTGCCGCTCGTCCTCGAGCGCTCGAGCCTCTATTCGCCGCTCGCGATCGTGATCCTCGGCGGCCTCGTGAGCTCGACGCTGCTCGCGCGCGTCGTCACGCCGGTCCTCTACAAGCTGCTCGCGCCCGCCGTCTCAGTCCGGGGCGCTCCAGTCGAAGAACCACGCGCTCATGGCGTCGACGACGCGCTGGCGAATGGTGGCGTCGTCGAACGCTCGGTGCTGCGCGACGATGGTGGCGAAGCGGGGGAAGCTCGGACCTAG
- a CDS encoding TetR/AcrR family transcriptional regulator, whose translation MALAKKRDDDVRGEILAAAVRTIEEGGLADLSMREVARRAGVSHQLPYHYFTDREGILAAIAQSGFTLLGARLRKLTTADMTGAEKLAAAGREYVEFACDHPAHFRVMFRNDFVAVERFPTAQENADDCFALLPKLVGEAIADGLPPKPDERALVILGWSIAHGLACLLLDGPLAKKLPDAAGARAATVHAVMEALKNLVEASSKPRRKRPRST comes from the coding sequence TTGGCGCTCGCGAAGAAGAGGGACGACGACGTCCGCGGCGAGATCCTCGCCGCGGCGGTGCGCACGATCGAGGAGGGCGGGCTCGCCGACCTCAGCATGCGAGAGGTGGCGCGGCGCGCGGGCGTGAGCCATCAGCTGCCGTACCACTACTTCACCGATCGCGAGGGCATCCTCGCCGCGATCGCGCAGTCCGGTTTCACGCTCCTCGGCGCGCGCCTGAGGAAGCTGACCACCGCGGACATGACGGGCGCGGAGAAGCTCGCCGCGGCGGGCCGTGAGTACGTCGAGTTCGCGTGCGACCACCCCGCGCACTTCCGCGTGATGTTCCGCAACGACTTCGTCGCGGTCGAGCGCTTCCCGACCGCGCAGGAGAACGCCGACGACTGCTTCGCGCTCCTCCCGAAGCTCGTCGGCGAAGCGATCGCGGACGGCCTGCCGCCGAAGCCGGACGAGCGCGCCCTCGTCATCCTCGGCTGGTCGATCGCGCACGGCCTCGCGTGCCTCCTCCTCGACGGCCCGCTCGCGAAGAAGCTCCCCGACGCCGCCGGCGCCCGCGCCGCCACCGTGCACGCGGTGATGGAGGCGCTCAAGAACCTCGTCGAAGCAAGCTCGAAGCCACGACGCAAACGACCACGCTCGACGTGA
- a CDS encoding efflux RND transporter periplasmic adaptor subunit yields the protein MRISPWLLIALAGCSGAEAATAPKAEDPAVAVRLAKVEHGPIARPIRGTGVLRLKSEIDLSFKVGGLVSAVSVEEGARVRRGQVLARLDPTEVDAALRQAKEGATKAERDLERVRKLHASGAIAIVEVQNAETAFALAEAGTNAAAFNAQRSVIVAPDDGRVDKRLVEPGEVVAPGRAVLHMSGQSKGAIVRIGVTDRDVLRIHEGDPARVVLDADPTQVHDGKVTQVATVATAGAGTFEVEVKLASPPKTVLSGLTAKVEIAHLEDAGAVVPAGAVTFGPGDESAVYVVDAGRARRVPVKVAFLDGARIALASTLEGAEVVEAGASRLADGTSVRIVP from the coding sequence ATGCGCATTTCTCCCTGGTTGTTGATCGCGCTCGCGGGCTGCAGCGGCGCGGAGGCGGCGACGGCGCCGAAGGCCGAGGACCCCGCGGTGGCGGTGCGGCTCGCGAAGGTGGAGCACGGCCCGATCGCGCGGCCGATCCGCGGGACCGGCGTGCTGCGGCTGAAGAGCGAGATCGACCTCTCGTTCAAGGTCGGCGGGCTCGTCTCCGCGGTCTCGGTCGAGGAGGGCGCGCGCGTGCGGCGCGGGCAGGTCCTCGCGCGGCTCGATCCGACCGAGGTCGACGCGGCGCTGCGCCAGGCGAAGGAGGGCGCGACGAAGGCGGAGCGCGACCTCGAGCGCGTGCGGAAGCTGCACGCGAGCGGCGCGATCGCGATCGTCGAGGTGCAGAACGCCGAGACCGCGTTCGCGCTCGCGGAGGCGGGCACGAACGCGGCGGCGTTCAACGCGCAGCGCTCCGTCATCGTCGCCCCCGACGACGGCCGCGTCGACAAGCGGCTCGTCGAGCCGGGCGAGGTGGTCGCGCCCGGGCGCGCGGTGCTCCACATGAGCGGGCAGTCGAAGGGCGCGATCGTGCGCATCGGGGTGACCGATCGCGACGTCCTTCGTATCCACGAGGGCGATCCGGCGCGCGTCGTCCTCGACGCCGATCCGACGCAGGTGCACGACGGCAAGGTCACCCAGGTCGCGACGGTGGCGACGGCGGGCGCGGGCACCTTCGAGGTCGAGGTGAAGCTCGCGTCGCCGCCGAAGACGGTGCTCTCCGGGCTCACCGCGAAGGTGGAGATCGCGCACCTCGAAGACGCGGGCGCGGTCGTGCCCGCCGGCGCGGTCACGTTCGGACCGGGCGACGAGAGCGCGGTCTACGTCGTCGACGCCGGTCGGGCGCGGCGCGTGCCGGTGAAGGTCGCCTTCCTCGATGGCGCGCGGATCGCGCTCGCGTCCACGCTCGAAGGCGCGGAGGTCGTCGAGGCCGGCGCCTCCCGCCTCGCGGACGGCACCTCCGTGCGGATCGTCCCGTGA